The sequence AGGCGCATCTTGTGTTGAACCTCTTGCTCCTCTTCGGCAGGGTTGAGGCTATTGCGGTAGGCGTGCAAGTAAATGTTTTGCAAACACTCCACGAATATGGAGAAAATGCGCTTTCTTATTTTTTTGTTGAGCTCTACTTCGCTGAGCTTCTTTTCAACAGTTTCCAATATCTGGTCGATGGTTTCTTCATCGATTTGCCCTTCAAAGCAAAACAACGTTTGATGTTCGGGGAATGTCATGGATGCACAATTCATAATCCTTTTTCGAAATATTCTTGGCTGCTTTTACGAAACAGCTTGCATGGTGGTTAATTGTTTGTAAGCAATTTAAAAAAAAATATAAAATTTCAAGCCAAATGTTTATTTTTTGAAATGGTAGTGCAAATGAGGTAGCTGGCATTCATGGGGAACAAGCACGCGCAGCTCTCCTTGGGTCAGTATGCACTGACAAGCCAGCCGTTCGTTGCTGCGCAGGCGTCCTTGAGTCATAAAGCGCTGTTCCTGTGGGCTGGGTGGGCTCAGCTGTTCGCCTCCTGACACAATTTGTATTTTACAGCCGGTGCATCGCCCCTTTCCACCACAAGGGTGCATCCAATCGACGTAGGCGGCTTGTATGTTCTGCAAAAGTGTTTTGCCTTCTTGTATTTCTACACTCAAGCCGCCCAAGTTTTCTATCACCAGTTTTGGCATGAATTTTTTATCTTTAAAAACAAATTTTAAGAACTCAAACAAAGTTATGAGCGAGGAGCGTGTAAAACAACTACAGCCTTACTGGGAGGCATGGATAGCATCCTTTATAAAAGAGGTTTATAGCCGCAAAGAGTACGTGGAGGGAGAAGAGTTGCTGCGGCTCACCCCCATAGAAGCACTCAATAAGCTGCTCATCAAGCAACTGTTTGACGAGTGGCGCCAAGCCATAGAGCAAAGCAAAAGTGCTTATTTCGACTATGAACACCCAAGAGTAAAAGCTGCTCTGCAAGAGTATGCCAATGTACTGTCTTACCATATCAAAATAGATGCGGAAGCCATGCGTCGCCTCTTGCACCGCACACTGCCGCTCTATGTGATGCTTTTGTTTTCGCCCTACCATTTCTTTGTCCACTTCTTCGAACACAACCCCGTGCCTATTCTGGGGGTAGAAGAACTGAAAAAGCAGCTGAAGTATATCAAACACTATGATTTTTTGTTGCAGGCACTCATCGAGCGCATGGAGCAGCAGCGTATGCAGGCATTGCCTCCCATCGCCCTTTTGGGCTTGTTCAAAGTGGTGTATGAACAATTGGGCAACCGGCTAGTCTTAGATTCCGAAGCTATAGCCGCCTTTTTGGATATGATAGGATATACCGACGAACAAGCACTACAAGAAAAACCCGGCATGGAGCAGCCTACAACTGAAAAACTATACAGTCCGGAGACAAAGCAGACAATGGAGGCAGACCGAGAAGCCGTAAAAGAGAGGCAGGAAGAGCCAGCACCCATACAACTAAACGAAGATGAGCAGCATGATGCCGGAGCAGAAGAGGAAGATGATTATTATGGCGGTCTGAATGAGCGCTTCAAACAAAGGGTTTCGCATAACATCAATTTGAAACTACCTCAGACGCAGCACCGCAGCCTTCGCGACATCATCAGCCTCCACGAGCGCTTTATGTTTGTCGAGCAGTTGTTTGCAGGAAGTTACCATGCTTATCAACAATTGATTCAAGAGATAGAAAAGGTAGATGACTTGCAGTCTGCCATGAAGCTACTGCGCCGCTGTGCTCAAGAAAAAAACTGGAAGCCATCCGAAGCCCTCGATGCGCTGGAAGCGGCAGTGAAGCGGGCTTTTGGGTGAATGTCGCCATTGGGCAAGTGGTGCTCCTCAAATAAAAAGACGGGCAAAGGAAGCCTTTACCCGTCTTTGCTGTTTCTGAATGAACGTTGGCAGAGTTCATTAGCTGGCTTAAAGAGCTTTTACAACGGCAAGAATGAGACCATCTGCGCGCTGTCGGGCAGTGTCAAAGTCTATTTCGCCGGTAGTGTATGCTTTCTCTATCTCGAGAAAATGTTTATACAAGGGCTCACCTTGATGTGTTTCTACTATTTTAAACACCCTTTTGTCTTTGAGGTGCCGTTCCCAGCTTTGGCGCACCATCTGCCAGTACGCTTGGTGCTTTTTCCACCACTCTTGGGCAAGGCGGCAGCGTTCATCGCTCACCTTTCTGTATTCGTTCCATCCTTTTTCTTGGGCAATGAGGCGGTCGCCGGCTTCGGTGCGCAAAATTTTGTGGTTGTCTTGTTCATGTACCCAGCCATAGGGGGTAATTTCGTGGCGATTGCGTCGCAACATGATATTGTAATCCTTGCGCTTGGTGAACTCGCGGCGTGGTAAGGGAGCGTAGGCTTGGCTTTCCCAATAGTGACGCCCGTCAAGATGTACCCAGCTGGCAATACCTGCGTAGCGGGGGGCGTCGTCGATTTGTGTCACCAACTGTACCCACTGCCCTTTGAGAGGGCTTATGTTTTGTTTGCGGAACTGCTGTGCGCCTTCATAACTGAGAAGCTCCGAAGGTTCGTAGAGCCAGTCTTGCCGCCAGTGTTTGACAATCATGCTATCGCCGACAATGAGCAGATGCTGCAGTACTATCTTGCCTTTGCTTTCTTCTATGACCTGCACCCATTCTAAACCACCACTTTGATAGTTGTCGTGGAACTGATAGTTTTTGTCAGGAGAAAAGGTTTCTGCAAAATTGAAGGTTACTTCATAGCAGCCGCACATGCTTTTGATAGCTTCGATGTCTTCTTTTTTTTGTGCGAGCGCGCTGCTGCCATACAATACACAGGCAGCCGCTAGTGATGTTTGTAGCCATGATTTTAGCATAGTCCTATTGTTTTTGATGGGTTTACAAAGGCAAAGTTAATCTTAATTTAGACTTAATCCAAATAATTTTTAAAATTTATTTGGACTAAATAAAAATAGTCTTATCTTTGCATCGTCACTCACGACACAAACATCGCTCAACTTAACTGTAAAAAGATGAAAGAAAGATTATGGGTGGTAGGCATGCTTGTAGCTACTCATGTTACGCAAGCGCAGCAGCTCGATTCTCTCATAAAAGAATATGAGCTGCAAGAAGTGGTAGTTTCTGCTAGTCGTTTGCAGCGAGAGCTTCACACTGTATCGGTACCCATACAAACTATAAACGCAGAAGATATTCTTCGTGCGGGCTATTTGCGCTTGCAAGATGCCCTGCAGGAGCAAACCGGCTTACAGCTTGTTTACGACCATGGGGTAGGCTTGCAAATGCAAGGCTTGGATGCCGATTATACGCTCATTATGATAGATGGCGAGCCTCTGATTGGACGTACCGCCGGCACCTTCGACCTCTCGCGCTTGAATATTACCGACATCAAACGCATAGAAATCATGCGTGGACCTTCGTCGGCAGTTTATGGCTCGGAGGCATTAGCGGGTGTGATTAACATCATTACGGAAGAAGAGGAAGCGCTGCCTTGGCGATTGTCGGGTATGGCTCGTTATGGCAGTCGAAATACAAGCAATTTTCAGCTGAAAGCTACCACTACATCCACCAAGCTGAGTACTTCATGGTCTGCCAACTACTACGGTAGTGCTGGTTATGACTTTACGCCGGAAACTTATGGACAAACCGCCCCCCCTTTCATGAACTATACGCTTAGGGGCGGAGTAGCTTACGACCTTTCGCCGGCATGGCGTGTGCACACGCGGGTGCGTCTCTACGAAGACTTTGTAAAAGACGCTTACGAGTCTTTCGGAGAGCGCTTCGATGGCAAGGGTTACGTGGCAGATAAAAATGTATATACTGCCGTAGAGTGGACGCCTACCGGGCGCGCCTTTTGGCAATTCAGAAACTATTTTACGACCTACCACACCAGCGCCTCATA comes from Thermonema lapsum and encodes:
- a CDS encoding DUF6607 family protein gives rise to the protein MLKSWLQTSLAAACVLYGSSALAQKKEDIEAIKSMCGCYEVTFNFAETFSPDKNYQFHDNYQSGGLEWVQVIEESKGKIVLQHLLIVGDSMIVKHWRQDWLYEPSELLSYEGAQQFRKQNISPLKGQWVQLVTQIDDAPRYAGIASWVHLDGRHYWESQAYAPLPRREFTKRKDYNIMLRRNRHEITPYGWVHEQDNHKILRTEAGDRLIAQEKGWNEYRKVSDERCRLAQEWWKKHQAYWQMVRQSWERHLKDKRVFKIVETHQGEPLYKHFLEIEKAYTTGEIDFDTARQRADGLILAVVKAL
- a CDS encoding 2Fe-2S iron-sulfur cluster-binding protein, with translation MPKLVIENLGGLSVEIQEGKTLLQNIQAAYVDWMHPCGGKGRCTGCKIQIVSGGEQLSPPSPQEQRFMTQGRLRSNERLACQCILTQGELRVLVPHECQLPHLHYHFKK